A stretch of Castanea sativa cultivar Marrone di Chiusa Pesio chromosome 2, ASM4071231v1 DNA encodes these proteins:
- the LOC142623251 gene encoding uncharacterized protein LOC142623251 — protein sequence MSRSSLTKKLHLAKKAWKSFTITLQSKFHKLKISKAIKTTTHRILAMRCFRFLFKRHPLTKPSYRYSQHYYHHNQPQKNFSAIHIDELFDEPVSVYTKNMHAHSKGKEVLDKKVLPTNSNNINSVEDAWKVVVASSPHLQVDERAEEFISKFHEEMKLQKERSNLEFQEMLARSA from the coding sequence ATGTCCCGCTCGAGCTTGACAAAGAAGCTACACCTCGCTAAGAAAGCGTGGAAGAGCTTCACCATCACACTCCAATCCAAATTCCACAAGCTCAAGATCTCCAAAGCCATAAAAACCACCACTCACCGCATCCTTGCCATGCGTTGCTTCCGCTTCCTTTTCAAACGACACCCTCTCACCAAACCCTCCTATCGATACAGCCAACATTACTACCACCACAACCAGCCTCAAAAGAACTTTTCTGCTATACACATAGACGAGCTCTTTGATGAACCTGTGTCAGTTTATACCAAGAATATGCATGCTCATAGCAAAGGTAAAGAAGTGCTCGACAAGAAGGTTTTACCAACAAATAGCAATAACATTAATAGTGTTGAGGATGCCTGGAAGGTGGTTGTTGCTTCATCACCGCATCTCCAAGTGGATGAAAGGGCAGAGGAGTTCATCTCCAAGTTTCATGAAGAGATGAAGCTCCAGAAGGAAAGGTCAAATCTTGAGTTTCAGGAGATGTTAGCCCGCAGTGCCTAA